A window from Setaria italica strain Yugu1 chromosome VIII, Setaria_italica_v2.0, whole genome shotgun sequence encodes these proteins:
- the LOC101777246 gene encoding probable 2-oxoglutarate-dependent dioxygenase AOP1 has translation MEIGKVDLRGLEPGTPGWARARASVTASMAAHGCVVVAHDALGPELRHALFGRALPELFGLPFDAKKRSGAFSNGPHRGYEGQVPAVALETVPVPGAADEPGRVRALAGRLWPDGNPDFCDTIVSFAKNVLDLEQTVERMVLEGLGARGESIASQLGSQSHAVRATLYGAPPPPGEEAAAGGVSLSLHAHRDEHMTTVIAQHEVGGLEVQDAGDDGRWLAVPPEPGTLVFMAGDQFTVVTNGRVPACVHRVRAPAGGGRGRFSVLLARRRKDDGDPVLRAMDELVDEDHPLMYKPCNHEEYRAFRYSDEGRRLRESHPLKAFCGVEKLGVGSVEGPLSNRHPA, from the exons ATGGAGATCGGCAAGGTGGACCTTCGCGGGCTGGAGCCCGGCACGCCGGGTTGGGCGCGGGCCAGGGCCTCGGTGACCGCGTCCATGGCGGCGCACGGCTGCGTCGTGGTCGCGCACGACGCGCTCGGTCCGGAGCTCCGCCACGCGCTGTTCGGCCGCGCCCTGCCGGAGCTCTTCGGGCTCCCGTTCGACGCCAAGAAGCGCAGCGGCGCGTTCTCGAACGGGCCGCACAGAGGCTACGAGGGGCAGGTCCCCGCCGTGGCCTTGGAGACCGTCCCtgtccccggcgccgccgacgagcccggCCGCGTCcgtgccctcgccggccgcctctgGCCAGATGGAAACCCAGATTTCTG TGACACCATCGTGTCGTTCGCCAAGAACGTGCTGGATCTGGAGCAGACGGTGGAGAGGATGGTCCTGGAGGGCCTGGGCGCCCGCGGGGAGAGCATCGCCTCGCAGCTCGGCTCGCAGTCCCACGCCGTCCGGGCCACGCTCtacggggcgccgccgcctcccggcgaggaagccgccgccggcggcgtgtcCCTGTCCCTGCACGCACACCGCGACGAGCACATGACCACGGTGATCGCGCAGCACGAGGTGGGAGGCCTCGAGGTGCAGGACGCCGGAGACGACGGGCGCTGGCTCGCCGTCCCTCCCGAGCCGGGTACCCTCGTCTTCATGGCCGGCGACCAGTTCACT GTTGTCACGAACGGGAGGGTGCCGGCGTGCGTGCACCGCGTgagggcgccggcgggcggcggccgcgggcgcttCTCGGTGCTGCTTGCAAGGCGGCGCAAGGATGACGGCGACCCCGTGCTGCGCGCCATGGACGAGCTCGTCGACGAGGACCACCCCCTGATGTACAAGCCCTGCAACCACGAGGAGTACAGGGCGTTCCGTTACTCGGACGAAGGGCGCAGGTTGCGGGAGAGCCATCCGCTGAAGGCCTTCTGCGGGGTGGAGAAATTAGGCGTGGGGTCCGTGGAAGGACCGCTCTCCAACCGCCACCCAGCTTAG